Part of the Acidobacteriota bacterium genome is shown below.
CGTTCTTGGACGGTTCAGGGGTCTGGTATGCGATCGGCGGCCTCAGGGCACTGGTCGACGCTCGTCGAGTACTGGGTGGTCAGTTCACGGTGAAGGGCAACGACGCCGTCAAGGCGGCCGTCGCGGCACTTCCTGCCGAGAACATGTTCATCAGCGTCCTGTCCCTCGCCGAAATCACCAAAGGCATACCGCTGTTGGACGACGGGCCGCGGAAGCGCGAACTGGCAGCTTGGCTTCAGGCCCTCGAGGAACATCATACTGACCGGATCTTGCCCCTCGATCTCGACACGGCCCACATCTGGGGCGAACTCGTCGCCGCAGCACAGAAGATCGGCAAGGTGCTACCCGCCGTCGACGGCCTGATTGCCGCGACGGCCCTCCGTCACGGCCTGCATGTCATGACCCGCAACGTCGACGATTTCAGCGCGACCGGCGTGCTTCTGTTGAATCCTTGGGATTCTCCCAATGGCTAGCAACGTCGTGCGCCGCCCGTCCCACGAGTTTGGGGGGCTGACGTTCCTCACCACAGAGGCCGCACTCATGTGGATCCTTCTGGTGATTCGACCGAGGACTCTCCATGACTACATCAGGATGTGCCGGCTATACGGAATGACAATGGCCGATATCCGGATGCAGGAAGCCTGGTCGATGGCTCACTGGCTCGCCCGAGCGACACCGCCGGCGTACGGGATTGAAAACGACGCCGAGGGCATCTACGACTTGCTCCTGTGGCCTGACGGTGCCCTGACGCGGACCGATCGAGGAGCCACGTTGGTCGAAGGCGTTCGTCGCTTGTATTCCAATGTGCCTGGGGAGTCTGCGTTTGCTTTCATCGTCGAGAACGGAGAGGGGCGTCTCCGGATCTATGAGTACCCGATCCACTTCATCCCATTCTCTACGTACGAACTTGGGATGCGTCCACCCCAATCGCTCTGCATTGTGTACCGTCCACCCGACCGCAACAATCGTACAGCTCAAAGTCTGCTGGGCCTCGCGCCTCGTGGAATGAGACTTGTGGCTCATGCAATCAGGACGCCAGGACAGACGGTTGTCTTGCAGTCACTCAGCGATCCATCGGTTCGTGAAGTGATGGCTGCAGGGTCAACACGAGGCCGGCTGCTTCGAACGAGGCTTCAGGAAGGCGACATGCAGTTCCTGACCACCTGACGTGAGCGCGCTGAAGTGGACGCTGCGCTGCACGGCCGCTGAAATTAGGTTGGAGGCGCTTTCGGCTTGTCTTGATGCTGAACAGCGTCGCGTCCGAAATGTGGAACCCGGTGTACAGCAATCAGCCAGATCAGGTCCTTCAGAATCTCGCCGGTGCTGGTCACGTTCCTCCACTCGACCTCGGGCGCGCCCTCACAGCAGCCGTCCGAGGGCGATCTTCCGGCCTGGATGAAAACTGGAATACGAAAACGCTACTCAGCCTGTAATGCTTTTGTTATCAGTTGTTTAGAGATGGCGGAGAGGGTGGGATTCGAACTCTTCCAGCGTCTTTAGATTCTGTAAGTCACAGAAGCCACGTTGCCGCCGATGCCATGAATGCCGTCTTTGCCGTCGGGCCTTGCCCGCCATTGCCCGCTGACCGGTGTCGCTCCTCTCCCAGAACCATCCCTGTCGACATCGTTGCACTGTGTCCACGGGCCAGGAGAGTGAACGATGTGGATCAGATCATCGCCACCACGACCTCCTGCAGGACGAGGTCCTGCTCGTCGCCGCCCAGGCCAATGCATCAGCGACCCGGGTCGACCGCGGCCAGCTTCCTCGACAGACGCGCCCCGACCGCCTCGTGGGTCAGCGGCTGGCCGGTCTCCGCTTGTGCAAGTCCGCGCTCGACCTCGTCGATGAACCACTCGTCGTAGTCCAACGCACGTTCGAGCGCCTCGTGCGCCAGCGCCTCGACCGAGACGCCCCGGCGCCTGGCCGCGGCAGCGAGTCAGTCCTCGAGCGCTTGCGACAGGTGCAACACCATTGCTTCAGTGTACACACGGGCTCATGGTCGTACTCAGGCACACCTGCCTCGAGGAAGGCGGGGAGCCGCCGCCAGTCAGCTGTGTCGACGACTCAGTGCGCGCAGGAACGCATCGAGGACGAGTCCAAGTCCCTGCCGACGTCCTCGGCGAGGAACCGCAGGACG
Proteins encoded:
- a CDS encoding type II toxin-antitoxin system VapC family toxin, which translates into the protein MTSAFLDGSGVWYAIGGLRALVDARRVLGGQFTVKGNDAVKAAVAALPAENMFISVLSLAEITKGIPLLDDGPRKRELAAWLQALEEHHTDRILPLDLDTAHIWGELVAAAQKIGKVLPAVDGLIAATALRHGLHVMTRNVDDFSATGVLLLNPWDSPNG